Proteins encoded together in one Saccopteryx leptura isolate mSacLep1 chromosome 7, mSacLep1_pri_phased_curated, whole genome shotgun sequence window:
- the SF3B1 gene encoding splicing factor 3B subunit 1 isoform X2, whose protein sequence is MNARTYMDVMREQHLTKEEREIRQQLAEKAKAGELKVVNGAAASQPPSKRKRRWDQTADQTPGATPKKLSSWDQAETPGHTPSLRWDETPGRAKGSETPGATPGSKIWDPTPSHTPAGAATPGRGDTPGHATPGHGGATSSARKNRWDETPKTERDTPGHGSGWAETPRTDRGGDSIGETPTPGASKRKSRWDETPASQMGGSTPVLTPGKTPIGTPAMNMATPTPGHIMSMTPEQLQAWRWEREIDERNRPLSDEELDAMFPEGYKVLPPPAGYVPIRTPARKLTATPTPLGGMTGFHMQTEDRTMKSVNDQPSGNLPFLKPDDIQYFDKLLVDVDESTLSPEEQKERKIMKLLLKIKNGTPPMRKAALRQITDKAREFGAGPLFNQILPLLMSPTLEDQERHLLVKVIDRILYKLDDLVRPYVHKILVVIEPLLIDEDYYARVEGREIISNLAKAAGLATMISTMRPDIDNMDEYVRNTTARAFAVVASALGIPSLLPFLKAVCKSKKSWQARHTGIKIVQQIAILMGCAILPHLRSLVEIIEHGLVDEQQKVRTISALAIAALAEAATPYGIESFDSVLKPLWKGIRQHRGKGLAAFLKAIGYLIPLMDAEYANYYTREVMLILIREFQSPDEEMKKIVLKVVKQCCGTDGVEANYIKTEILPPFFKHFWQHRMALDRRNYRQLVDTTVELANKVGAAEIISRIVDDLKDEAEQYRKMVMETIEKIMGNLGAADIDHKLEEQLIDGILYAFQEQTTEDSVMLNGFGTVVNALGKRVKPYLPQICGTVLWRLNNKSAKVRQQAADLISRTAVVMKTCQEEKLMGHLGVVLYEYLGEEYPEVLGSILGALKAIVNVIGMHKMTPPIKDLLPRLTPILKNRHEKVQENCIDLVGRIADRGAEYVSAREWMRICFELLELLKAHKKAIRRATVNTFGYIAKAIGPHDVLATLLNNLKVQERQNRVCTTVAIAIVAETCSPFTVLPALMNEYRVPELNVQNGVLKSLSFLFEYIGEMGKDYIYAVTPLLEDALMDRDLVHRQTASAVVQHMSLGVYGFGCEDSLNHLLNYVWPNVFETSPHVIQAVMGALEGLRVAIGPCRMLQYCLQGLFHPARKVRDVYWKIYNSIYIGSQDALIAHYPRIYNDDKNTYIRYELDYIL, encoded by the exons ACTCCTGGACATACTCCATCCTTAAGATGGGATGAGACACCGGGTCGTGCAAAGGGAAGTGAGACGCCTGGAGCAACCCCAGGCTCAAAAATATGGGATCCTACACCTAGTCACACGCCAGCGGGAGCTGCTACTCCTGGACGAGGCGATACACCAGGCCACGCGACACCAGGCCATGGAGGTGCAACTTCCAGTGCTCGTAAAAACAGATGGGATGAGACCCCCAAAACAGAAAGAG ATACTCCTGGCCATGGAAGTGGATGGGCTGAGACACCTCGAACAGATCGAGGCGGAGATTCGATTGGTGAAACGCCCACTCCTGGAGCCAGTAAAAGAAAGTCACGTTGGGATGAAACACCAGCTAGTCAGATGGGTGGAAGCACTCCTGTTCTGACCCCTGGAAAAACACCAATTGGCACACCAGCCATGAACATGGCCACCCCTACTCCAG GTCACATAATGAGTATGACTCCTGAACAGCTTCAGGCTTGGCGGTGGGAGAGAGAAATTGATGAGAGAAATCGCCCACTTTCTGATGAAGAATTAGATGCTATGTTCCCAGAAGGATATAAG GTACTTCCTCCTCCAGCTGGTTATGTTCCCATTCGAACTCCAGCTCGAAAACTGACAGCAACTCCAACACCTTTGGGTGGTATGACTGGTTTCCACATGCAAACTGAAGATAGAACTATGAAAAGTGTTAATGACCAGCCATCTGGAaatcttccatttttaaaaccTGATGATATTCAGTACTTTGACAAGCTTTTG GTTGATGTTGATGAATCAACACTTAGTccagaagagcaaaaagaaagaaaaataatgaagttgcttttaaaaattaagaatggaacacCTCCAATGAGAAAG GCTGCATTGCGTCAGATTACTGATAAAGCTCGGGAGTTTGGAGCTGGTCCTTTGTTTAATCAGATTCTTCCTCTACTGATGTCTCCTACACTTGAGGATCAAGAACGGCATTTACTTGTCAAAGTTATTGATAGAATATTATACAAACTTGATGACTTAGTTCGACCATATGTGCATAAg atCCTTGTGGTCATTGAACCATTGTTGATTGATGAAGATTACTATGCTAGAGTGGAAGGCCGAGAGATTATTTCTAATTTGGCAAag GCTGCTGGCCTGGCTACTATGATTTCTACCATGAGACCTGATATAGATAACATGGATGAATATGTTCGTAACACAACAGCTAGAGCttttgctgttgtagcttctgccCTGGGCATTCCTTCATTATTGCCCTTCTTAAAAGCTGTGTGCAAAAGCAAGAAGTCCTGGCAAGCAAGACACACTGGTATTAAGATTGTACAGCAAATAGCTATTCTTATGGGTTGTGCCATCTTGCCACATTTGAGAAGTTTAGTTGAAATCATTGAACATG GTCTTGTGGATGAGCAGCAGAAAGTTCGGACCATTAGTGCTTTGGCCATTGCTGCCTTGGCTGAAGCAGCAACTCCTTATGGTATCGAATCTTTTGATTCTGTGTTAAAGCCTCTATGGAAAGGTATTCGCCAACACAGAGGAAAG ggtCTGGCAGCCTTCTTAAAGGCTATTGGGTATCTTATTCCTCTCATGGATGCGGAATATGCCAACTACTATACTAGAGAAGTGATGTTAATTCTTATTCGAGAATTTCAATCTCctgatgaagaaatgaagaaaattgtGCTTAAG gTGGTAAAGCAGTGTTGTGGAACAGATGGTGTAGAAGCAAACTACATTAAAACAGAGATTCTGCCTCCTTTTTTTAAACACTTCTGGCAACACAGAATGGCTTTGGATAGAAGAAATTACCGACAg TTAGTTGATACTACTGTGGAGTTGGCAAACAAAGTAGGTGCAGCAGAAATTATATCCAGGATTGTGGATGATCTGAAAGATGAGGCTGAACAGTACagaaaaatggtgatggaaacaATTGAGAAAATTATGGGCAACTTGGGAGCAGCTGATATTGATCATAAACTTGAAGAACAACTGATTGATGGTATTCTTTATGCTTTCCAAGAACAGACTACAGAG gaCTCAGTCATGTTGAATGGGTTTGGCACAGTGGTCAATGCTCTGGGCAAACGGGTTAAACCTTACTTGCCTCAGATCTGTGGTACAGTTTTGTGGCGTTTAAATAATAAATCAGCAAAAGTTAGGCAGCAGGCAGCTGACTTGATCTCTCGAACTGCTGTTGTCATGAAAACTTGTCAAGAG GAAAAATTGATGGGGCACTTAGGTGTTGTTTTGTATGAGTATTTGGGTGAAGAGTACCCTGAAGTATTGGGCAGCATTCTTGGAGCACTGAAGGCCATTGTAAATGTAATAG GTATGCATAAGATGACTCCACCTATTAAAGACCTTCTGCCTAGACTCACTCCCATCTTAAAGAACAGGCACGAGAAAGTACAAGAGAATTGTATTGATCTTGTTGGACGTATTGCTGACAG ggGAGCTGAATATGTGTCAGCAAGGGAGTGGATGAGGATTTGCTTTGAGCTTTTGGAGCTCTTAAAAGCTCACAAAAAAGCTATTCGTAGAGCTACAGTCAACACATTTGGTTATATTGCAAAGGCCATTGG cccTCATGATGTGTTGGCCACACTTTTAAACAACCTCAAAGTTCAGGAaaggcagaacagagtttgtacCACTGTGGCAATAGCTATTGTCGCTGAAACATGTTCACCATTCACAGTACTACCTGCCTTAATGAATGAATACAGAGTTCCTGAACTGAATGTCCAAAATGGAGTGTTAAAATCACTTTCCTTCTTGTTCGAATATATTGGTGAAATGGGAAAGGACTACATTTATGCTGTAACACCATTACTGGAAGATGCTTTAatggatag GGACCTTGTACACAGACAGACTGCTAGTGCGGTGGTGCAGCACATGTCACTTGGGGTTTATGGATTTGGTTGTGAAGATTCGCTGAATCACTTGTTGAACTACGTATGGCCCAATGTGTTTGAGACATCTCCGCATGTAATTCAAGCAGTTATGGGAGCCCTGGAGGGCTTGAGGGTTGCTATTGGACCATGTAGAAtgttgcagtattgtttacag GGTTTGTTTCACCCAGCCCGGAAGGTCAGAGATGTGTATTGGAAAATTTACAACTCCATCTACATTGGTTCACAGGATGCGCTCATAGCACATTACCCGAGGATCTACAATGATGACAAGAACACCTATATTCGTTATGAACTTGACTATATCttataa